A single genomic interval of Penicillium psychrofluorescens genome assembly, chromosome: 2 harbors:
- a CDS encoding uncharacterized protein (ID:PFLUO_002441-T1.cds;~source:funannotate): MSDPTSKKPSIPSWQQQSANPPADQPPSSPNSDAAPSASRQDLVDQAARFLENDSIRDASTNHKVAFLESKGLTPDETQTLLGVSRNAEATSSNPDAAEGKAPPSSSPSSPSESQSTEVPPSSSTATSSPPSTTMSQPRSTSSAPRKVVPPIITYPEFLVQSSKPPPLVTMRSVLYTIYGAAGLGATIYGASEFLVKPMLASLTSARHDLATTAHENLQKLNEKLEQSVSVIPAQLTARKPNPALDDEEDEVDHDGESVTSDPTELFHRDVATQTTLEESLTPLSSSSSTDELTLTGAGIAVSNHLKRLESIQSQLREVVDYEKDSSSLDDSMRSGLTDLHHYLDGLIYSAPAYTAAGASYGVYGGNGSSVDNSAMGVRKAEDDAIAAFKADIRGVKGALLSARNFPASRGGRLGGVPAAGAR, from the coding sequence ATGTCAGATCCTACGTCCAAGAAGCCATCCATTCCGTCATGGCAACAACAGTCTGCCAACCCACCAGCCGACCAGCCACCCTCATCGCCGAACTCCGACGCCGCGCCGTCCGCCTCCCGGCAAGACCTGGTCGACCAAGCAGCCCGATTCCTCGAGAACGACTCGATTCGCGACGCATCCACAAACCACAAGGTGGCCTTCCTCGAATCCAAAGGATTAACTCCCGACGAGACCCAGACCCTCCTTGGCGTTTCCCGAAACGCGGAGgcgaccagcagcaaccccGACGCAGCCGAGGGCAAAGcacctccttcctcttctccctcttctccctcaGAATCCCAATCAACCGAAGTGCCTCCGTCGTCCTCCACAGCGACCTCGTCAcccccctccaccaccatgtcgcAACCGCGCTCAACGTCCAGCGCACCGCGAAAAGTCGTGCCGCCTATCATCACCTACCCCGAATTCCTCGTCCAGTCCTCCAAACCACCGCCGCTTGTCACAATGCGCAGCGTGCTCTACACCATCTACGGCGCCGCAGGTCTCGGCGCCACCATCTACGGCGCAAGCGAATTCCTCGTGAAACCGATGCTAGCGAGCCTGACGAGCGCGCGGCACGACCtcgccaccaccgcccacGAAAACCTGCAGAAACTCAACGAGAAGCTCGAGCAGAGTGTCTCGGTCATCCCAGCACAACTCACAGCTCGCAAACCCAACCCTGCgctggacgatgaggaggacgaagTCGATCATGACGGCGAGTCGGTCACCTCCGACCCAACGGAGCTGTTCCACCGGGACGTCGCGACGCAGACGACTCTCGAAGAATCCCTGACGCCCCTCTCCTCGAGCTCATCCACGGATGAACTCACCCTGACAGGCGCAGGCATTGCGGTATCCAACCACCTCAAACGCCTCGAGTCGATCCAGTCCCAATTGCGCGAGGTAGTCGACTACGAAAAAGACTCCAGCTCTCTCGACGACTCGATGCGCTCCGGTCTCACGGATCTGCACCACTACCTCGACGGCCTGATCTACAGCGCCCCGGCTTACACGGCTGCTGGTGCATCGTACGGTGTGTATGGCGGGAACGGCTCGAGCGTGGACAACAGTGCCATGGGCGTGCGCAAGGCTGAAGATGACGCTATTGCAGCCTTCAAGGCGGATATTCGTGGTGTTAAGGGCGCGCTGCTGAGCGCGAGGAATTTCCCGGCTAGTCGAGGTGGACGGCTGGGTGGTGtgcctgctgctggtgcgaGGTGA
- a CDS encoding uncharacterized protein (ID:PFLUO_002442-T1.cds;~source:funannotate) — protein sequence MPAGKLREATTGGRPGRRNVNVFRENPILSGPRASRTRKRLVEVNTSDEEDDDAQEEDDVGDEEDAPDEDDEDADADGDVDMDDAPPQAPIRRQARAAAARGKATKSVEAKEMELEEEEDEEEEEEEDEEEEEEEEEEEEAFNEESDALGEPDDMNEESAAPDETGDALDLDEEDEVDEDMDSDALLLDGSRPTTKRQRGNLGDDFLQLPMEPQVKKHLTAEERAMRRTEMARRRKNLSEKRNEEEKMDTINRLLKKQAPKRRGRVPAGEGADVTPGDQEAQEPEKADPTFVRWVSGPNGCSVSVPEEWLDTPAGRVFGAPSAATGKLVQEL from the exons ATGCCTGCTGGCAAACTGCGGGAAGCCACCACTGGTGGGCGTCCCGGAAGACGTAACGTCAATGTTTTTCGAGAGAACCCCATCTTGTCTGGACCCCGCGCCAGTCGCACCAGAAAAAGGCTCGTGGAGGTGAACACgagcgacgaagaagacgacgatgcccaagaagaagacgatgtcggagatgaagaagacgcacccgatgaagatgatgaggatgccgatgctgaCGGCGACGttgacatggatgatgccCCGCCGCAAGCACCGATTAGGCGGCAGGCACGAGCAGCTGCGGCTCGTGGGAAAGCTACCAAGAGTGTCGAAGCCAAAGAAATGGAACtagaggaggaggaagatgaggaagaggaagaagaagaggatgaggaggaagaggaggaggaggaagaagaggaagaagcgtTTAACGAGGAGTCCGATGCGCTGGGAGAACCCGATGACATGAATGAAGAAAGTGCCGCACCGGACGAGACTGGAGATGCATTGGatctggacgaagaggatgaagtgGACGAGGACATGGACAGCGatgctcttctccttgatggcaGCCGACCTACCACAAAGCGCCAGCGAGGAAATCTGGGCGACGACTTTCTGCAACTCCCCATGG AACCGCAAGTCAAGAAACACCTCACAGCCGAAGAGCGTGCTATGCGACGGACCGAAATGGCTCGCCGGCGGAAGAATCTGAGCGAGAAACggaacgaagaagagaag ATGGACACCATCAATCGACTGCTCAAGAAACAAGCCCCCAAGCGCCGCGGTCGAGTCCCCGCCGGAGAAGGCGCCGACGTCACGCCCGGCGACCAGGAGGCCCAGGAACCCGAGAAAGCCGATCCCACGTTCGTGCGATGGGTCAGTGGCCCGAACGGCTGCAGTGTCAGTGTGCCGGAGGAATGGCTGGACACGCCAGCTGGACGGGTATTTGGTGCGCCCTCCGCGGCCACCGGAAAGCTCGTCCAGGAGCTGTGA
- a CDS encoding uncharacterized protein (ID:PFLUO_002443-T1.cds;~source:funannotate), with translation MSRNFIPAVLSIGVGIVSGYYIFQPAIRELEAEKLKTPQAPPAQSPPGQSPPVQSPPVQSPPVQSPPVQNPPVQSSSSVSDNKE, from the exons ATGAGTCGCAACTTCATCCCCGCCGTCCTCTCCATTGGAGTTGGCATCGTCTCCG GCTACTACATCTTCCAGCCCGCCATCCGCGAACTCGAGGCCGAAAAATTAAAAACACCCCAGGCTCCTCCTGCTCAATCTCCTCCCGGACAATCTCCTCCTGTTCAGTCCCCTCCTGTTCAGTCCCCTCCTGTTCAGTCCCCTCCTGTCCAGAATCCTCCCGtccagtcttcttcgtctgTGTCCGACAACAAGGAATAA